The following coding sequences are from one Limnobacter sp. SAORIC-580 window:
- a CDS encoding NADP-dependent malic enzyme translates to MAQPMDQRFRQAALEYHEFPKPGKLQISATKSLVNQRDLALAYSPGVAAACEEIEADPLNAVRYTAKANLVGVVTNGTAVLGLGNIGPLAAKPVMEGKAVLFKKFAGIDVFDIEINENDPDKLIEIIASLEPTFGGINLEDIKAPDCFKVERALRGRMNIPVFHDDQHGTAIVVGAAILNGLEVIGKKLDEVKFVVSGAGAAALACLELLVELGLPRKNVWVTDIDGVVYKGRTTNMDPDKDLFAQQTDARVLADVIKDADVFLGLSAGGVLKQDMVRAMAAKPLILALANPTPEILPEQVKEVRDDAIMCTGRTDYPNQVNNVLCFPFIFRGALDVGATTITKEMEIAAVRAVAELARKEQSDVVASAYRTQNLSFGPEYLIPKPFDPRLIVHIAPAVAKAAMESGVATRPIADLEAYKDQLQQFVYHSGTFMKPIFAVAKRCVAETPQTSRIVFAEGEDERVMRAVQVVVDEAIAKPIMIGRPAVIERRLERFGLRIKPGVDFELINPEYDERYKDYWRMYHDLTKRKGVTEAYAKIEMRRRHTLIGSMMIHKGNADGMICGTFGTHSLHLHYVDQVLGRRAGCNTYGAMNGLMLTNRQVFLVDTHVNYDPTAEQIAEITLMAAEEMLRLGVQPKAALLSHSNFGSSNQPSAVKMREALQILRNIAPWLEVDGEMHGDCAIDEQVRNTIFSGSTLTGEANLLVCPNIDAANISYNLLKSAAGNGIAVGPILLGSDKPVHILTASATVRRIVNMTALAVLDANSERVSSL, encoded by the coding sequence ATGGCTCAACCAATGGATCAGCGCTTCAGGCAGGCCGCCCTTGAATATCATGAATTTCCAAAGCCTGGGAAATTGCAGATTTCGGCGACAAAAAGCCTGGTCAACCAGCGTGACCTGGCATTGGCCTATTCTCCAGGTGTTGCAGCAGCCTGCGAAGAAATCGAGGCAGACCCCCTCAATGCGGTGCGTTACACCGCCAAGGCAAACCTGGTGGGTGTGGTTACCAACGGTACAGCAGTGCTCGGTTTGGGCAACATCGGCCCCTTGGCTGCCAAACCCGTGATGGAAGGCAAGGCAGTGCTGTTCAAGAAGTTTGCCGGTATTGATGTGTTCGACATTGAAATCAACGAGAACGACCCCGACAAGCTGATCGAGATCATTGCATCGCTGGAGCCCACATTCGGCGGCATCAACCTTGAAGACATCAAGGCACCAGACTGTTTCAAGGTTGAGCGTGCCTTGCGCGGGCGCATGAATATTCCTGTATTTCACGATGACCAGCACGGCACTGCGATTGTAGTGGGCGCGGCCATTTTGAATGGTCTTGAAGTAATCGGTAAAAAACTGGATGAAGTGAAGTTTGTGGTGTCTGGCGCAGGTGCTGCGGCCCTGGCCTGCCTCGAGTTGCTCGTCGAGTTGGGCCTTCCGCGCAAGAATGTGTGGGTCACCGACATTGATGGTGTGGTTTACAAAGGCCGCACCACCAACATGGACCCTGACAAAGATTTGTTTGCGCAGCAAACGGATGCGCGTGTGTTGGCTGACGTAATCAAAGACGCTGATGTGTTTTTGGGCTTGTCAGCGGGCGGTGTCTTGAAGCAAGACATGGTGCGTGCCATGGCGGCCAAACCCCTGATTTTGGCCTTGGCCAACCCAACACCGGAAATTTTGCCCGAGCAGGTGAAGGAAGTCCGCGACGATGCCATTATGTGTACGGGTCGCACCGACTACCCGAACCAGGTGAACAACGTGCTGTGCTTCCCCTTTATTTTCAGGGGAGCGCTTGATGTGGGCGCAACCACCATTACCAAAGAAATGGAAATCGCGGCAGTTCGAGCTGTCGCCGAACTGGCTCGCAAAGAACAATCGGATGTAGTCGCCTCCGCTTATCGCACCCAAAACCTGAGTTTTGGTCCCGAATACCTGATTCCGAAGCCTTTCGATCCCCGCTTGATTGTGCACATTGCACCCGCTGTGGCCAAAGCAGCCATGGAAAGCGGTGTGGCCACGCGCCCAATCGCCGATTTGGAAGCTTACAAGGATCAGTTACAGCAGTTCGTGTATCACTCTGGCACGTTCATGAAGCCAATTTTTGCGGTGGCCAAACGTTGTGTGGCCGAAACACCGCAAACCTCCCGCATTGTATTTGCAGAGGGCGAAGATGAGCGTGTGATGCGTGCGGTGCAAGTGGTGGTCGATGAAGCAATAGCCAAGCCAATCATGATTGGTCGCCCTGCTGTAATTGAACGCCGCCTGGAGCGCTTTGGCCTGCGCATTAAGCCCGGTGTTGATTTTGAGTTGATTAACCCTGAGTACGATGAGCGATACAAAGACTACTGGCGTATGTACCACGACTTGACCAAGCGCAAGGGTGTCACAGAGGCCTACGCGAAAATTGAAATGCGCCGCCGCCACACTCTGATTGGCTCCATGATGATTCACAAAGGCAATGCGGACGGCATGATCTGCGGAACCTTTGGTACCCACTCCTTGCATTTGCACTATGTGGACCAGGTACTGGGTCGCCGCGCAGGCTGCAACACATACGGTGCCATGAACGGCCTGATGTTGACCAACCGCCAGGTGTTTTTGGTAGACACCCATGTGAATTACGATCCCACAGCCGAGCAAATTGCTGAAATCACCTTGATGGCTGCCGAGGAAATGCTGCGCTTGGGTGTGCAGCCCAAAGCTGCATTGTTGTCGCACTCCAACTTCGGTTCCAGCAACCAGCCTTCCGCCGTGAAGATGCGTGAGGCGCTTCAAATTCTTCGCAACATTGCACCCTGGCTGGAAGTTGATGGCGAAATGCACGGTGATTGCGCCATTGATGAGCAGGTGCGTAATACCATTTTCTCGGGTTCCACCTTGACTGGTGAAGCCAATTTGCTCGTGTGTCCAAATATTGACGCAGCCAATATTTCATACAACCTGCTAAAGTCGGCGGCTGGCAACGGCATTGCCGTGGGGCCAATTTTGTTGGGCTCCGACAAACCGGTTCACATCTTGACTGCTTCCGCCACAGTGCGTCGTATTGTCAACATGACTGCACTGGCTGTTCTTGATGCAAATTCAGAGCGGGTTAGTTCGCTTTAA
- a CDS encoding lytic transglycosylase domain-containing protein: protein MKQYETVLSVNGQQVQSQNLLQSLKHAVTGLGVATSVLVAGAVAILLSNAELRSQVFFSAPVQAIFATEIDLLSTGLAAGGAEVVNNTSKASGTPSGSKNLMPVKFNSIDSSKPLTAGQRQITSYLAKRYSVSPEAVESIVRLAYKVGKEEKVEPTLILAIVGIESSYNPFAASPVGARGLMQVMPKIHKDKFEALSPGDWSPLNPEMNMRVGAKIIREYTRRTGSVHAGLRWYVGAAIHGNDGGYPGKVLALKSRIDSAYQQGSLVASRENNQKVSAVSVAGSEG, encoded by the coding sequence ATGAAGCAGTACGAAACCGTTCTGAGCGTGAATGGCCAGCAGGTCCAGTCTCAGAATTTACTTCAATCTTTGAAACATGCCGTCACAGGTCTCGGTGTGGCAACGTCAGTTCTGGTAGCTGGTGCAGTGGCAATTCTGCTGTCCAACGCTGAACTTCGCAGTCAGGTGTTTTTCTCTGCCCCCGTGCAGGCAATTTTCGCCACTGAAATCGACTTGCTCAGCACTGGCCTTGCAGCCGGTGGTGCTGAGGTGGTTAACAACACAAGCAAGGCTTCGGGCACCCCGTCGGGTTCCAAAAACCTGATGCCTGTGAAGTTCAATTCGATTGATTCGAGCAAACCGCTGACAGCAGGCCAACGTCAAATTACGTCGTATTTGGCAAAGCGCTACAGCGTATCGCCCGAGGCAGTGGAGTCTATTGTTCGTTTGGCCTACAAGGTTGGCAAGGAAGAGAAAGTAGAGCCCACCCTGATCCTCGCGATTGTGGGTATCGAGTCCTCTTACAATCCATTTGCGGCAAGCCCAGTCGGTGCGCGCGGTTTGATGCAGGTGATGCCCAAAATTCACAAAGACAAGTTTGAGGCTTTGTCGCCGGGCGACTGGTCACCCCTGAATCCTGAAATGAACATGCGTGTTGGTGCGAAAATCATTCGCGAATACACCCGCCGTACTGGTTCTGTTCATGCGGGTCTTCGCTGGTATGTTGGCGCAGCCATTCACGGTAATGATGGTGGCTATCCCGGCAAAGTGTTGGCCCTGAAATCCCGAATTGATTCAGCGTATCAACAAGGCAGCTTGGTTGCCTCTAGAGAAAACAACCAAAAAGTATCTGCCGTGTCTGTGGCTGGTTCGGAAGGCTAA
- a CDS encoding aminotransferase class I/II-fold pyridoxal phosphate-dependent enzyme has product MKQSSLGNLVQPFHVMELVKAADTLNNQGKPVIHLSIGEPDFPMPKPVEQALAQAISEHKTRYTAALGLPELREAISLYYQTNFQVQVPAHQIVITSGASAALMYACLALINPTDKVLLTDPGYPCNKTFVQMAGGIPDFVQTQEAQNFQPSWADLYKQWTPHTAGVLLASPNNPTGTQLGAQAMQEIVQGVSTQGGFVIVDEIYQSLCYDRPAQSVLQVTGAPSEQIPVVVINSFSKYFGMTGLRLGWMVVPDTLLPAIERFAQNLSICPNTPAQWAALACFTPETLAICEERRLVFKVRRDFVVTALPKAGIELHSTPDSAFYVYAKSPYDSERYCRQLLEQALVCAVPGKDFSEFRGSEMMRFSYANSMDNLETAIERIRLFNNRQLP; this is encoded by the coding sequence TTGAAGCAGTCCAGCCTTGGCAATCTCGTTCAACCCTTCCATGTCATGGAACTGGTGAAAGCAGCAGACACCCTGAACAATCAGGGAAAACCGGTGATTCATCTTTCAATCGGCGAACCCGACTTTCCCATGCCCAAGCCAGTGGAACAGGCACTGGCCCAGGCCATTTCGGAACACAAAACCCGATACACAGCAGCGCTGGGCTTGCCAGAGTTGCGTGAAGCCATCAGCCTGTATTATCAAACGAATTTTCAGGTTCAGGTGCCAGCCCACCAAATCGTGATCACCTCAGGTGCATCTGCCGCACTGATGTATGCCTGCCTGGCCCTGATCAACCCCACCGACAAGGTGCTGCTAACCGACCCTGGCTACCCCTGCAACAAAACTTTTGTGCAAATGGCGGGTGGTATTCCTGATTTTGTACAAACCCAAGAGGCACAGAACTTTCAGCCCAGTTGGGCTGATTTGTACAAACAATGGACGCCACACACAGCAGGTGTACTTTTGGCCTCGCCCAACAACCCCACCGGCACCCAACTTGGTGCTCAAGCCATGCAGGAAATTGTTCAAGGCGTAAGCACTCAGGGTGGTTTTGTGATTGTTGACGAAATTTACCAGTCGCTGTGCTACGACCGCCCCGCCCAAAGTGTGCTCCAAGTAACTGGAGCACCCAGCGAACAAATACCCGTGGTGGTCATCAACAGCTTCTCAAAATACTTTGGCATGACAGGCTTACGCCTTGGGTGGATGGTGGTACCTGACACCCTGCTACCAGCCATTGAACGGTTTGCCCAGAACCTGAGCATATGCCCCAACACACCCGCGCAATGGGCGGCGTTGGCCTGCTTTACGCCGGAAACGCTGGCCATTTGCGAAGAGAGGCGACTGGTATTCAAGGTTAGAAGAGACTTTGTGGTGACCGCACTTCCCAAAGCAGGCATCGAGTTACACTCGACACCTGACTCCGCATTTTATGTGTACGCCAAGTCGCCTTATGACAGCGAGCGCTATTGCAGGCAATTGCTGGAACAGGCTTTGGTGTGTGCTGTCCCCGGCAAGGACTTTTCCGAATTCCGGGGAAGCGAAATGATGCGGTTTTCGTATGCCAATTCGATGGACAATCTGGAAACTGCCATCGAACGGATACGACTTTTCAACAATCGCCAGTTGCCCTAA